The following are encoded together in the Astyanax mexicanus isolate ESR-SI-001 chromosome 8, AstMex3_surface, whole genome shotgun sequence genome:
- the mrps14 gene encoding 28S ribosomal protein S14, mitochondrial: MIRAGFRFLQSAVQNTGQACRSPLAVVEQVRGYYVDWRMLKDVKRRQMAYDFSDTRLRINALRKNTVLPKELQEVADKEIAALPRDSCPVRIRNRCVMTSRPRGVKRRWRVSRIVFRHLADHNQMSGVQRAMW, from the exons ATGATCCGCGCGGGGTTTCGGTTCCTCCAGTCCGCCGTTCAGAACACCGGACAG GCCTGCAGAAGTCCTCTGGCAGTGGTGGAGCAGGTCAGGGGGTATTATGTGGACTGGAGGATGCTGAAAGATGTGAAGAGGAGACAGATGGCGTACGATTTCTCAGACACACGACTACGAATCAACGCCCTCAGGAAGAACACTGTGTTACCCAAAGAGTTACAG GAGGTAGCAGATAAGGAAATCGCTGCTTTGCCTCGAGACAGCTGTCCCGTCCGCATTCGTAACAGGTGTGTGATGACCTCTCGGCCGCGGGGAGTGAAGCGCAGGTGGCGCGTGAGCCGAATCGTCTTCAGACACCTCGCCGACCACAACCAGATGTCCGGGGTACAGCGAGCTATGTGGTGA